The DNA window TCTGTAAAGTGTCGCTTGACAAGCGACACTCCTTAAAGTAAACTTAACTTATGAAGATTCGGAACGTGGCTCATCGGGGACTGAGGCGTTTCATGCAGCAGAATGATGTTTCCGGCTTACCCCCGTCGGTCGTAGAGAAGGTCCGTAATATTCTGACCTTCCTGCAGGAGATGGAAGATGCCCAGGAGCTCCGCGACGTCCCAAGTTGGAACGCCCATCAGCTCACCGGCGACCGCAAGGGAAGCTGGAGCCTCACCGTCACCCGCAACTGGCGGATCACCTTCCGAATCGACCAGACCGAAGGAGAAATCCTCGACCTGGATTACGAGGATTACCATTGAAAGGAAACAAAAGCATGATGCGTATGGTACGCCCGGCCCACCCGGGACAGTTCATCAGGATGGAAGTGATCGAGCCTCTCGGTCTCTCCGTTACCCAGGCAGCAAAGGTTCTTGGCGTGAGCAGGCCCGCGCTCTCTGCCCTTCTCAACGCCCGCGCCGCGCTCTCGCCAGACATGGCATTGCGGATCGAGAAAGCTTTCGGCCCGAAGATGGACACGCTTCTTCGGATGCAAACCGCTTACGAGATTGCCGAGGCTCGCGGCAGGGAGGCAGACATCAAGGTTAAGCGTTACCTGGGAAAGCCACCCAGGGCCCACGACCAGGCCACACTTTAGGCCTGGGGTCAGGTCAATTTTCGAATTCCGGGGACACCTTACTAATTTCAATCATAAGAAACAGAGAGGTAAGATATGGAGTGGATTACTGAGCCGGAGAGGAAGACTCCTGTAATGGCCAACGTAGAGTTGCTGGTTTGCGGAGGAGGATTCGCAGGGGTGTCCGCAGCGGTATGTGGCGCCCGTAATGGCTCCGAGGTCTTACTCCTGGAGAAATATGGATTCTTAGGCGGGCTGGTAACTTCAGCATTGGTAATTACCACCCCGCCTTTGAATAACGGGATCAATAGCGAAATCGCCAAGAGGCTGCGGGAGAAAGCCGTTTATACCCCCTGCCGCCACTCAGGCGAGGAGGTAGAATGGCTGAATATGCATGCCATGGATCCAGAGGTCATTAAGTATGAATTCCTGCAAATGCTGCAGGAAAATAAAATTGATTTCCTGCTGCACACATACATCGTGGGAACCCTTATGGAAGGGCAGCGGATTAAAGGGATCATTATGGAGAATAAAGCGGGTCGGCAGGCCATTCTGGCCAAGATGGTAGTGGACGCAACCGGAGATGCCGATGTCGCCAGCTTTGCCGGGGCTCCTTTCCGCTTGGTAAGAAAGCCTATGACCATGATGTTCAACATGGTGGGAGTGAATGTTCCGGTTGTTCTGGACCGGATAGGCAACTGGGGCAATCTCAAGAAATTGGTCCAGGAAGAGATAAATAGAGGAAATCTCTCCTTCGATTTAGGAATCAATATGGAGTTCGGCGCGCCTGGGATTCATGCCGAAAAGCTTGTTTATGAGGATGAAATTAACGTGTGGTCCGGGAACCTTTTGGGTATGGATGGTACCGATCCCAGGGATTTGACCAAAGCCGAAGTAATTACCAGGGAACACGTCATGAGGATGGCCAATTTTTTAAAAAGGAATGTGCCGGGTTTTGAAAAATCCAGAATTGAGGTTACTCCCACCCAGGTGGGAGTTCGGGCCACCCGACAAATCATCGGAAAAGCTTCACCCTCGCCGGATGAAGTCAAGAACAAGATATTTGATGATACAGTGGTCAAACCATATGCGCATAGTGACATGAGATTACCCTATGGCTCCCTCGTCCCTCAGAACGTGGAAAATCTCCTTGTGGCCGGCAGGTGTATATCCGCAGCAGATGAGATCATGGGACAACTCCGGCTCATTCCGGTTTGTTCGGCCACAGGGCAAGCTGCGGGTACGGCAGCCGCTTTAGCCTTGAAACAAAAGAAAGCTCCGCAGAATTTGGAGGTGTCTAAATTACAGAGGATTTTGGAAGACCAAGGAATGAATTTAGGATTGAAAAGAGTTAAACAATAACTTTAAGGAGATTTATTTATGTCAGGGAAATTATTTGATGAATGGTCAGTAGGAGAGGAGTTTGTGACTCCAAGCCGGACGATGACGGAAACAGACGTTGTGATGTTTGCAGCCATGAGCGGGGATTACAATGAATTGCACACCAGCGAGGCATTCATGAGAAAAAGCCAATTCGGGAGGCGAATCGTCCACGGCCTGCTGGGTCTGGCCGTTTCCCACGGTTTGCTCTTCCGAACGGGATACCTGGAGGGGACCGCGATAGCTTTCCTGGGGATCGATGCCTGGAAATTTGAAGCCCCTTTGTTTTTCGGGGAAACCATTCAGGTAAAGGCGAAAGTGGCGGAAAAAATCCCGAGCAAAAGCAAACCTGATCGAGGGATTATAAA is part of the Deltaproteobacteria bacterium genome and encodes:
- a CDS encoding type II toxin-antitoxin system RelE/ParE family toxin — translated: MKIRNVAHRGLRRFMQQNDVSGLPPSVVEKVRNILTFLQEMEDAQELRDVPSWNAHQLTGDRKGSWSLTVTRNWRITFRIDQTEGEILDLDYEDYH
- a CDS encoding HigA family addiction module antitoxin produces the protein MMRMVRPAHPGQFIRMEVIEPLGLSVTQAAKVLGVSRPALSALLNARAALSPDMALRIEKAFGPKMDTLLRMQTAYEIAEARGREADIKVKRYLGKPPRAHDQATL
- a CDS encoding FAD-dependent oxidoreductase gives rise to the protein MEWITEPERKTPVMANVELLVCGGGFAGVSAAVCGARNGSEVLLLEKYGFLGGLVTSALVITTPPLNNGINSEIAKRLREKAVYTPCRHSGEEVEWLNMHAMDPEVIKYEFLQMLQENKIDFLLHTYIVGTLMEGQRIKGIIMENKAGRQAILAKMVVDATGDADVASFAGAPFRLVRKPMTMMFNMVGVNVPVVLDRIGNWGNLKKLVQEEINRGNLSFDLGINMEFGAPGIHAEKLVYEDEINVWSGNLLGMDGTDPRDLTKAEVITREHVMRMANFLKRNVPGFEKSRIEVTPTQVGVRATRQIIGKASPSPDEVKNKIFDDTVVKPYAHSDMRLPYGSLVPQNVENLLVAGRCISAADEIMGQLRLIPVCSATGQAAGTAAALALKQKKAPQNLEVSKLQRILEDQGMNLGLKRVKQ
- a CDS encoding MaoC/PaaZ C-terminal domain-containing protein; the protein is MSGKLFDEWSVGEEFVTPSRTMTETDVVMFAAMSGDYNELHTSEAFMRKSQFGRRIVHGLLGLAVSHGLLFRTGYLEGTAIAFLGIDAWKFEAPLFFGETIQVKAKVAEKIPSKSKPDRGIIKLFLQIIKEDGTVIQSGYKTLMIKRKQS